Genomic DNA from Haloplanus sp. HW8-1:
AACAACATCAACACCCGCGAGGGCGGCACCCACCTGACGGGGTTCAAAACCGCGCTCACGCGCGTCGTCAACGACTACGCCACGAGCGAGGGGTTGCTCGGCGATCTCGACGGCACTCTCAAGGGAGAGGACGTCCGCGAGGGGTTGACCGCCGTCATCTCGGTCAAACATCCCGATCCGCAGTTCGAGGGACAGACCAAGACCAAACTCGGCAACAGCGAGGTCCGGGGCATCGTCGAGAGTGCCGTCCACCAGCAGATCGGGACGTACTTCGAGGAACACCCGACAACCGCGCAGGCGATCGTCGGCAAGGCCGTCGAGGCGGCGAAAGCCCGGAAGGCGGCCAAGAAGGCCGAGGAACTCACCCGTCGCAAGAGCGCCCTGGAGTCGACGGCGCTCCCCGGCAAACTCGCCGACTGCCAGTCGAAGGATCCGGCCGAGTCCGAACTGTTCGTCGTCGAGGGCGACAGCGCGGGCGGGAGCGCCAAGCAGGGCCGAGATCGGAAGTTCCAGGCCATCCTCCCGCTGAAGGGGAAGATCCTCAACGTCGAGCGACACCGCCTCGACCGTATCCTGGAGAACGACGAAATTCGGGCCCTGATCACCGCCATCGGGACGGGCATCGGCGAGGAGTTCGACATCGAGGACGCTCGCTACCACCGCATCATCCTCATGACCGACGCCGACGTGGACGGCGCACACATCCGAACCCTGCTGTTGACGCTGCTGTACCGACACATGAAGCCGCTGCTGGAACGGGGGTACGTCTACGCCGCCCAACCGCCGCTCTACCGCGTCCGCTATCGCGGCGAGACTTACGACGCGATGAACGAGGCCGAACGCGACCGGATCGTCGAGGAACGGTGCAACGGCAACCCGGATCAAGTACAGCGGTTCAAGGGACTGGGTGAAATGAACCCCGATCAGCTCTGGGACACGACGATGAACCCCGAAAACCGGATTCTGAAGCGTATCACGTTGGAGGACGCGGCGGCCGCCGACCGCATGTTCTCGATCCTGATGGGTGACGCGGTCGAGCCGCGCAAACAGTTCATCAAAGAGCACGCGACCGACGCGGAGTGGGTGGACATATGAGTTCGGACGCTCCGGACGTCCCGGCCGCACGGGTCGACACCGCCCGCATCGAACAGGAGATGGAGCAGTCTTACATCGACTACGCGATGTCCGTCATCGCGGGGCGGGCGCTCCCCGACGCTCGCGACGGCCTCAAGCCCGTCCACCGGCGCATCCTCTATGCCATGCACGAGGCCGGGGTCACCGCCCGTGCTTCCCACCGCAAGTCCTCCTCCGTGGTCGGCGACACGATGGGGGATTTCCATCCGCACGGCGACTCCGCCATCTACGACGCGCTGGCCCGGATGGCCCAGGGGTTCTCGATGCGGGCCCCGCTCGTCGACGGCCAGGGAAACTTCGGCTCCATCGACGGCGACCCGCCGGCAGCCATGCGATACACCGAGGCACGCATGTCGCCCATCGCCGAGGAACTGCTCGCGGACCTCGGGAAGGACACCGTCGATTTCTCCCCCAACTACGACGGCCGCAAGCAGGAACCCGACGTGTTGCCGGCGGCGTTCCCCAATCTACTGGTCAACGGCTCTTCAGGCATCGCCGTCGGGATGTCGACGAACGTTCCGCCGCACAACCTCGGCGAGGTGATCGACGCGACGATCCACCTCATCCGGAACCCCGACTGCACCGTCGAGGACCTGATGGACCACGTCGTGGCCCCCGACTTCCCGACGGGTGCGAACATCGTCGGCCGCAACGCCATATATAAGGCCTACAAGACTGGTCGCGGTCGCCTCCGTGTCCGCGCCGAACTGGAGGCCGACGAGGACCGCATCGTCGTCACGGAACTCCCCTACCAGTCGAACAAGGCGCGCCTGATCGAGCGCATCGCCGACGACGTGAACGAGGGGAAACTG
This window encodes:
- the gyrB gene encoding DNA topoisomerase (ATP-hydrolyzing) subunit B yields the protein MADEQEYGAGQIQVLEGLQAVRKRPAMYVGSTDDRGLHHLVYEVVDNAIDEALAGYCDAIQVTVHDDGSVSVSDNGRGIPVDTHEQYDRPAVEVIMTVLHAGGKFDNKSYQVSGGLHGVGVSVVNALSSELEVEIKRDGALWRHRFERGEPVADAFERVRDLEPDEGTGTTVRFWPDTDIFEGIDFSFDTLSTRLRELAFLNSGVEIGLDDDRDGESVAFRYEGGIREFVEYLNETKTALHDDVIYFDDETRDISVEVAMQATDELQGSIHAFANNINTREGGTHLTGFKTALTRVVNDYATSEGLLGDLDGTLKGEDVREGLTAVISVKHPDPQFEGQTKTKLGNSEVRGIVESAVHQQIGTYFEEHPTTAQAIVGKAVEAAKARKAAKKAEELTRRKSALESTALPGKLADCQSKDPAESELFVVEGDSAGGSAKQGRDRKFQAILPLKGKILNVERHRLDRILENDEIRALITAIGTGIGEEFDIEDARYHRIILMTDADVDGAHIRTLLLTLLYRHMKPLLERGYVYAAQPPLYRVRYRGETYDAMNEAERDRIVEERCNGNPDQVQRFKGLGEMNPDQLWDTTMNPENRILKRITLEDAAAADRMFSILMGDAVEPRKQFIKEHATDAEWVDI